The following is a genomic window from Xiphophorus couchianus chromosome 5, X_couchianus-1.0, whole genome shotgun sequence.
ccaacccctGCATCTAccttttacatagatactgtttgggtcaatttgacccggcagtcaagttaaagtgcaacaaaagattaaaaaatgtccaattctatatgtttccttgcagctatgggccatatttcaccacacacacacaaacacaccacaccacacacacacacacacacacacaccacaccacacacacacaagcccactttctcactattctctttacttcactaggaaactgcgagaaagcagaaagtgttcacacaacttttgacgggaatcttttctgttcctgtggacaaactccacccacactgagtgacactcagcagaagtggagggaaacataaatactctctgcatgactcatttatcttgattttaatcagcgggtcaatttgaccctgaacagtgtgtgtgtctcaagttcaattataaagatacacattgaaaaaaataaaatgtaatataaaaattttttcaaaagaccaatttcaaggaaattattgttttttgtgtttagggtttttttcagtggacattaaaaatgtaaattccatttttatgtccaaatgagtaaatgagcagGTTGTCGTTATTGATctataatttctgaaaaataaaaaacatcattgcacaaatattgattgaaatggttagtattggagttaataatcagatacaaaaatgttttggaggaattttttggtttctgacactatagcatgattaaacactcccggGTCAAAGtgacccacgaacatttttgctgtacctcagaaacaaacagaacaagagtttcttaaagagacagagacccaatttcaaggcgttaaatcagGAAGTTTCTTTTAGTCCTGTTGCTTCATGTCTGATGACCTCTGAGTTGTAGTCAGGCACCAGATTACTGAAAGCATGAAATAGAGCCCAGTTTCactgaaatgtaatttctgaTGGAGAGACAATCAGGAGATTCATATTAAAACCTGCAGCAGTTTGTTTATGTCTCCAGTCATTTCCATCATCAGATTGACCATcactggttttggttctgtctTTTCTTCCAGTGCCCAGTTCCTTCAAAGAACAGTTGGCTACATTTTGTCCAAGCATCTACTACTTTTCCTCTGCCAGGGAAACATGGGGTAAAAGCAGAAAAGATTGTCTGGAAAGAGGAGCAGACCTGGTGATCATCAACAGCAGAGAAGAGCAGAACTTCCTGAGTCGGTTCAAAGAGAGGCGTTGGATCGGACTGACTGACACTGAAAAGGAGGGAGAATGGAAATGGGTCGACGGGACTCGACTGGACACCAGGTCAGTGGTCAGAGGACCTGCAGGCCCAGATGGGAGAGATTACCGAGCTGAGAGGCTGACGACAGTCTGGTTTAAATATAACTCTTTTAAAGACTTcaccacatttttaaatgtttaggaaacaaaataaaatctgatcttATTATTAAAACTTACCTCGAAGTTAATGAATATTGTAAGTTAATATATATTGACTTGTGAATATTAGTCATTAAGATTagttattcatattttaacctTAGTTCAATTTCATAGAGAGATCTCTAGCAATTTCAGTTTGGTTTATATATCTTTAATCACTTTATTAAAGCTATTTTGTACCTATTTATAAGCTTATTGTCAttcatttgaactgaattgaagaATATATTTCAGACATTCCACCAAGAGAAGAAACAACACAATAGAAATAGTATTTACATATTCCTAAGAGTAAATTCAACACCGTTATCTACCAAACACACGATTATTTACAAATTCATCACTTATTTATAGTTTAACATTTGTACCAAGtgtttaaacagatttattatttcatttcatttctttcacaATTTTCACATCTGTgctccatctatccatccatccatccatccatccatccatccatccatccatccatcttcttccctttatccggggtcgggtcgcgggggtagcagcttcagaagggaggcccagacttccctctccccagccacttcttccagctattccgggggaatcccgaggcgttcccaggccagccgagagacatcatccctccagcgtgtcctgggtcttcccctcctcctggtgggacctgaactcctcaccagagaggcgtccaggaggcatcctgaccagatgcccctcaactggctcctctcgatgtgaaggagcagcggctctaatCTGAGTCCCTCCatgatgactgagcttctctctctaagggagagcccagacaccctgcagagaaaacacattttggccgcttgtatcctcgatctcgttcttttggtcatgacccaaagctcatgaccatagatgagggtgggaacgtagatcgaccggtaaatcgagagcttcgctttttggctcagctctctcttcaccacgacggaccggtacagcgcccgcttgacagcagacgctgcgccaatccgcctgtcgatctcccgcgcccttcttcccccattcgtgaacaagatcccgagatacttaaactcctccacttggggcaggacagcccccctgacccggagaaggcacccCTCTAtgattggagcacaccctccggtccccctttttgaacagggggaccaccaccccagtctgccaatccaggggaactgcccccgatgtccatgcgatattgcagaatcacgtcaaccaacacaaccctacaacatccagggccttaaggaactccgggcggatctcatccacccccggggccttgccaccgaggagctttttaaccacctcggcgacctcgcccccagagattggagagcccaacccagagtccccaggctccgcttcctcagtggaaggcatgttggtgggattgaggaggtcttcgaagtactctgcccaccggcccacaacgtcccgagtagaggtcagcagcacaccatccccactataaacagtgttggtgccttactgccggatggtggaccagaatcgcctcgaagccgtgcagaagtctttctccatggcctctctgAACTCCTCCCACGTCTGAGTTTTTActtcagcaaccacccgagccgcatgccgcttcgcccgccggtacccatcagctgcttccggagtcccacaggccaaaaaggcccgataggactccttcttcagcctgacagcatccctcaccgaaggtgtccaccaacgggttcgagggttgccgccgcgacaggcaccgacaaccttgcggccacagctccgatcggccgcctcgacaatggaggaacagaacacggtccactcagactccatgtcccccacctcccccgggacgtgttcgaagttctgccggagatgggagttaaagctccgtctcacaggggattccgccagacgttcccagcagaccctcacaacacgtttgggccgcCAGgcctgaccggcttcctcccccaccactggagccaactcaccaccaggtagtggtcagtggacagctccgcacctcttcacccgagtgtccaagacatacggccgcagatccgatgaaacgatgacaaagtcgatcatcgaactgcggcctagggtgtcctggtgccaagtgtaCATATGAgcacccttatgcctgaacatggtgttcgttatggacaatccatggcgagcacagaagtccaacaacagaacaccgctcgagttcagatcgggggtccgttcctcccaaccacgcccctccaggtctcactgtcgttgcccacgtgagcgttgaagtcccccagcagaacaagggagtcccccggaggagcactctccaaaAAGGAAGGAGAATCTGAACTGATGTTTGGAGCGTAAGCACAAACAAGAGTCAGAACTCgaccccccacccgtaggcggagggatgttaccctctcgttcactggggtaaaccccaacgtacaggcgccgagatggggagcaacaagtatgcccactcctgcccgacgtctctctccctgggcaactccagagtggaagtatgtccagcccctctcaaggagactggttccagaaccagagccatgcgtcgaggcgagaccgactatttctagccggaacctctcgacctcacgcactagctccggctccttccccaccagagaggtgacattccacgtcccaagagcttCTGCAACCGGGGAttggaccgccagggtcccctccctcggccgccacccatcacacagtgcacccgacccctttggcccctcccacgggtggtgggctcatgggagggggggcccatatttcctcttcgggctgagcccggctgggctccatgggtaaaagcccggccaccaggccccccctccaggcctggctccagagtggggccctgGTGACCCGCGTCctggcgagggaacaccaagtccaatgtttctATTCATTATTTTGGTGCTTCATTTAATTTACCTTATTCTGTAGAGCaacattatgttttaaagacactattttgtatattttttcaatttttaactcaatatttttgttttattttctcctgtttttaccTGGTTAAAGAACTTTGTTGGGCtttgttttgtatgtaaaaGGGTCAGCAAATAAAGACTAATTCATCAGCtaaggttgatttttattttttagataaaatcttaatctttgaaacaaaaatgaaacttaaagtgcactgcaaaaacacaaaagtatttattgtctagcttctactgcaaatatcttagttcacttgaaataaaacaaaactaacttacaagtaactttttggcAAGAAATATGTGcttattttgagtaaataatttcttaatattgacaaaGACATCATATTTCAGCACAAAAGATATTTCCACTGAGCTGCAGTAGCCAGCTGTttgtaaagtaaatttttttcttgttttttatttgcagttacTGGAGTCAAGGTGAGCCAAACAGTCATGAAAATAGAGATGAAAACTGCGGCGAAATCCGATTTTTTGACGAGGAAAACAACTGGAATGATGTTCCCTGTGAAGTTCACAACTACTGGATCTGTGAAAGAAAGTTGCAGGTAAAAGATGGAACTGGATCCTGACACAGCAACAGGTGTTCTGGGTGAACATTCAGGATGTTTTCCTGCGTTGCCATTGGTAACCAGGTTGTTTCCTCCTCCTGTCATCAGGGATGAAGATGGAAAGCAGCAGGAAGgctcctgacctctgacctcagcagGTAAAGGTCCACCAGGTGGCGCCAGTTGGATGATTCATACTTTGGGTCAGATCCCCACTGGGTCCAGAGCTGCAGCTCCTTGTTCTTCACGTCTGACTTcagctttgctttgctttgaactttattttctcttaatcTTTCAAgtcagaatgaaaaataaacttatttcaTCTCTCCTGAGTTTTTGTGAGACATATTGAATTTTTCCGTTTATTGAATCAGAAACGTCGCCATCATGAAGTCTGAATAGATTTTAggacaataataaaaacatcaggtcgacattttcactgaaactaaagaaatcaaaacgttttatttctctttgagCTTCAGTTTCATTAAACTGAAACATCACAGCATAATGAGGTTATGAACATATTAATGTCACGCAGTAATGCTGCATCTGTGAAACATCCAAAAACAACAAGTTCACAATCTGTCCTTCAATATTTGAAGCTTCagatgcagaaacacagaatggaaataaaaacagaagacagatTATAGGAATATTAAATTACAGCTGCTGAGACTCAGATTATTTACTCATCTTTGCATTAACAGAAAGACGGAcaggatttatttcattttgatctATTTATTTCCAACAGCCTCAGACGTTCTTCGGGTTCTGGAAGAACTCGATGCTTCATCGTTCTCCAGTTTGAATCGTTTCAGCAGCTCCTCAGATTCAGCCGTTTTCTGACCCAGTTTCTGAGTTGCTGATAGTCGTTCGGTTCACCAGGTTTCCAAAAAGCTGGAATGaggaaaataaagtaaacatcATCAACATGTCACTTTAATATCTGACCGCCGGTCAGGAGGGCAAGAAGACATTTATTTgatcataaattatttacagGAGAATTATTTGCACTTATTCATCAGTGAGGAATAATAATCACGCTGAGCTTTGCTCAGCCTTAAagtcaataatcaattaatgatctttaattgaaaacaataagtcatttttctttttgaagtttttattatatttatatcagATGAATCAGATTCACGtcataaactaaaacatttattcactcGTCTCAAACTGACAGCCAGACGGTGCGGAGAATCTTCCTAGTAACTGAAAACCGCATCACAAACCTTTGACTAGGCCGAGTCCCATCGACCCATTTCCATCCCCTTGGTCCTCGGCGCCAGTCAGTCCGATCCGAACTGGGCCAGGAGTTTCTGCTCCTCTCTCCAGACAATCTGTTTTCAGACCAGAGGAGCCAAAATGCACAACGAGGCAAAACTGCAGCTGGAAAAACTCATAACTCCGTACGCAGCGTCATAAACATCCCGATCTGTAACATAAATGCTGCCAGATTCAAACCAACATTTTCATCTTCGTGaatcataaaatgtttctgatcgGTTTAGCATTTGGTCAGATTTATTCCTGGGTGATTTTTTGTCCCAAATTGGTCTAAAAAAGCAGAACGGAGTTAATTATTATTACAGCACAATTAACTTCTTTATTGATGGTtattaactgaaataataaaaacttataAGACCTGATAATTAGTCAGCAATagaaggattttgttttttatcgtCACGAATGAGATTACAgcaatatttgtaaaatttgaATTTATGGCAGAATCTATGTCTTCTATTTCTAGATTCAGGTATTAATTCACACAACAGCCATGAGGGGGCAGTGGTGTTTGCCAAACGCTGCGACGTTCAGAGAtgatcaagaagaagaaaactgcaGCCGGTGAGTTTCACCTGGACCAGAAGAACCTGAAGGTCCAAACGGAAACCCAGAACCAAACTCACAGGAAGGGAAATGTTGAGAACGACTCGCAGGACGCAGAGAAGTCCGAAACTGAACGGAACCGACCAGGAAATGGTTCCGTCTGAGGTCCAAACGAGCAGAATCTGGTTCGGAATGACAGCATAGAGAAAACAGATCAAATATTCTCTGATTCATGTCTCACCTGGATTGTTCTTTAGAACCTCAACCCGGTCCGGTTCTGCAGAATCTCTGGTATTTCTCGGTCATCTTCAACTCTTGCCTTGCCAGAAATCTTTAACTGAAACCTGGTTAACTTCTGTCTGTtatgagaaatattaaaatatagaatatagGGTCAGAAATATGATTTAAACCCGGATGAGCTGGAGAACACAGCGGATCATAGGATGGTCTAGCGCCCCCAGCggccatttatttattaacagtcACAATATTGTAAGACCTTATATCAACCAGAAGAGGGCGCCAACCGTCCGCTGATCCGCCCTGATTGCAGGATTTGAACAGGTTCCATGGATCCGGGCTTTAACAGAACCGAGTTCTGGTCAGAACCTTTGAAACTGTGGCTAATTTTAAATACTTTGGATGATTCCTGGACAGTCAGCTCAACTTTACTGAAAGCAGTGGCTGTGTTTCTAAGAACTGTTCTCAGAGACTCTGCCTTTTGAGGAGATCCAGAGATCTTGGGGTTAAACTAGAGGTTGTGTACAAGACAATGttgtgttttaacttttcatctgGTTTGGTCACAAGAACTGCAGAACAACTGACAATCTTTTAAGAAAACTTTCAATGGCAGAGAGCATCCATCCTGTATTCATCAGTTTGAACCGCTGAGCTCATGAAGGCATCATTTATTGACAGTGCAACAATTATTCTTAACCAGACTAAATTATAACATTTATCTTTAGCATGCTAAGTGTTTTACTCGTTGCACAAATTGTTGATATTGTGATtctatgaatgtgttttatttgatgaCTTTAGAGTTGAAGGAAAATTTCCACCATGATAGATTAAATGCTGTATGAGACTCTACCAACAAAACGTCTCAGAATAATAtacatggtaaaaataaaaaggtgaatTTGTACAGGTATCTGTTTACCAACCCTGGTTATATCAACCAGATTCGTTATTCTGTGAACctaattcatttgtttgttattgacttTTGCTCAATTAAGCTTCTTATGTGTACATTGTAAATAGTAT
Proteins encoded in this region:
- the LOC114144306 gene encoding CD209 antigen-like protein E, with product MNMATFEGDDQMEYEEPAKSRDLKKNPGGKVFCLLLLSFGLLCILQSALNISLRLTSYCSLYPEDCDKNLTGRHSQDSGPDPAGEPDQNPTSQPAGEALKAQIQQVKGLLCVSGSKAGQLDVDLKALPSSFKEQLATFCPSIYYFSSARETWGKSRKDCLERGADLVIINSREEQNFLSRFKERRWIGLTDTEKEGEWKWVDGTRLDTSYWSQGEPNSHENRDENCGEIRFFDEENNWNDVPCEVHNYWICERKLQG